In Balaenoptera ricei isolate mBalRic1 chromosome 7, mBalRic1.hap2, whole genome shotgun sequence, a single window of DNA contains:
- the LOC132368965 gene encoding CD302 antigen isoform X2 → MPRAAPPALLLPLLGLAVAAAAADCPSSTWVQFQDSCYIFLQEAIKVESIEDARNQCTDHGADMISIHNEEENAFILDTLKKQWKGPDDILLGMFFDTDDASFKWFDKSNMTFVKWSDQEDGEDLVDTCAFLHTKTGDWKKGNCEVSSVEGTLCKAAIPYEKRYLSDNHILISALVIASTVILTVLGAVVWFLYKRSLDSGFTTVFSAAPRSPYNDDCVLVVAEENEYDVQFD, encoded by the exons ACTGCCCTTCATCCACCTGGGTTCAGTTCCAAGACAGTTGTTACATTTTTCTTCAAGAAGCCATCAAAGTAGAAAGCATAGAGGATGCCAGAAATCAGTGTACTGACCATG GAGCAGACATGATAAGCATacataatgaagaagaaaatgcttTTATACTGGATACTTTGAAAAAGCAATGGAAAGGCCCAGATGATATCCTATTAGGCATGTTTTTTGACACAGATG ATGCCAGTTTCAAGTGGTTTGACAAATCAAATATGACATTTGTTAAGTGgtcagaccaagaagatggcgaGGATCTAGTTGACACCTGTGCCTTTTTGCACACCAAGACAGGTGATTGGAAAAAAGGAAATTGTGAAGTTTCTTCTGTGGAAGGAACCCTTTGTAAAGCAGCTA TCCCATATGAAAAGAGATATTTATCAG ATAACCACATTTTAATATCAGCTTTGGTGATTGCTAGCACAGTAATTTTGACAGTTTTGGGAGCAGTCGTTTGGTTCCTATACAAAAGAAGTTTGGATTCTGGTTTCACCACAGTTTTTTCAGCTGCACCCCGATCACCTTATAATGATGACTGTGTTTTAGTAGTTGCAGAGGAAAATGAATATGATGTTCAATTCGACTAA